Proteins encoded in a region of the Triticum dicoccoides isolate Atlit2015 ecotype Zavitan chromosome 3A, WEW_v2.0, whole genome shotgun sequence genome:
- the LOC119270994 gene encoding heparan-alpha-glucosaminide N-acetyltransferase-like — MSAPKIIVHGSGDELQEGDEDHHPDVEAGDSGGTTTTSSTQVAAPGRERLVSLDVFRGITVALMIIVDDVGGLIPKISHSPWDGATLADFVFPFFLFVVGISLAYAYKRVSNRVSATKKAVLRAANLFLLGLLLQGGFFHNIHDLTYGVDIGKIRLMGVLQRIAMAYLVVALCEIWLRGGREGGIGSGYTIIRKYRCQLLVGLVLTAIYTVILYGLPVPDWVYDVTSLDSTMKHFVVKCGVRGHTGPGCNAVGMIDRSIFGIQHLYTRPVYLKTEWCSIDSPNNGPLPSYAAPWCEAPFDPEGLLSSLMAIVTCLVGLQFGHVIIHFKGHDERMVRWSLSALILLALGFSLDLFGLRMNKSLYSLSYTCVTSGTAGLFFAGIYLLVDVYGYKRPVLPMELMGKHALMIFVLVACNVAPILLQGFYWRVPNNNLLKLIGRGD; from the exons ATGTCGGCTCCGAAGATCATCGTCCATGGCAGTGGTGACGAGCTTCAGGAGGGAGACGAGGATCACCACCCTGACGTCGAGGCGGGTGACAGCGGTGGCACAACGACGACGAGCAGTACACAGGTGGCGGCGCCGGGGCGGGAGCGCCTCGTGTCGCTCGACGTCTTCAGGGGGATCACCGTTGCG CTCATGATCATTGTTGACGATGTTGGTGGTCTCATTCCAAAGATAAGCCACTCGCCGTGGGATGGCGCCACACTAGCGGATTTTGTGTtccccttcttcctcttcgtcgTGGGAATCTCATTGGCCTACGCCTACAAA AGGGTGTCAAATAGAGTGTCAGCAACCAAGAAGGCCGTGCTCAGAGCTGCAAATCTCTTTCTTCTAGGCCTCTTGCTTCAAG GTGGCTTCTTCCACAACATACATGATCTTACATATGGGGTTGATATTGGCAAGATACGATTAATGGGTGTCTTACAG AGAATTGCAATGGCATACCTAGTGGTGGCGCTGTGCGAAATCTGGCTACGGGGTGGTAGAGAAGGTGGCATAGGCTCTGGCTACACAATAATCAGAAAATACCGATGCCAGCT TCTTGTGGGTTTAGTCCTCACGGCCATATACACAGTGATTTTGTACGGTTTGCCCGTGCCGGACTGGGTGTACGATGTCACATCATTGGACTCAACCATGAAGCATTTTGTA GTGAAATGTGGAGTGAGAGGGCATACAGGACCAGGTTGCAATGCCGTTGGCATGATCGATCGAAGTATCTTTGGAATCCAACATCTTTATACACGCCCGGTCTATCTCAAAACAGAG TGGTGCAGCATCGACTCCCCCAACAATGGACCACTCCCGTCTTACGCGGCACCATGGTGTGAAGCCCCTTTCGATCCAGAGGGCCTCCTAAG CTCCTTGATGGCAATAGTCACCTGCTTGGTCGGGCTCCAGTTTGGACATGTCATCATCCACTTTAAA GGGCACGACGAGAGAATGGTGCGGTGGTCCCTCTCGGCGTTGATATTATTGGCTCTAGGCTTCTCACTCGACTTGTTTG GGCTGCGTATGAACAAGTCACTATACAGTCTTAGCTACACATGTGTAACGTCCGGCACAGCTGGCCTTTTCTTCGCGGGGATCTATCTGTTG GTGGACGTGTACGGTTACAAGAGGCCGGTTCTCCCAATGGAGTTAATGGGAAAGCATGCCCTAATGATTTTTGTTCTGGTAGCATGCAACGTCGCGCCAATCCTGCTCCAGGGGTTCTACTGGAGGGTACCAAATAATAACCTT TTGAAACTCATTGGAAGAGGCGATTGA